The Pseudomonadota bacterium DNA segment CAGGAATACTGGCTCGTGGACCCGGCCACCCACATCGAACGCCGGTCGGGCGATGGCCTGGCAAGAGTCGAGCGTATCGACGAGCGGCTCACAACGCCACTCCTGCCTGGCTTCGTGCTTGACGCCAAGGCGTTGCTTGAAAGCTGAGCGGGGCGCCAAACCGGATCGGCCTCCCGGAAGGTGTTGCAGTTCGGGTCAACTGATCGGGACCAGTTCGGCCGGCGTGTCATCGTGGCGGCATAGGTTGACTTAGTCCACATTGTGGACTAATATCCATCTGCGTGAAGCTGGTCAACGTTCACGAAGCAAAAACGCACTTGTCGAAGCTGTTGGAGCGCGCCCACGCGGGTGAGGAGGTGATCATCGGCAAAGGGGGCAGACCCTACGCGCGGCTGGTGCCCCTGAAGCCGGCGCAACGCCGGGTCGCCGGGCTGCTGGGCAATAAGCAGCTCGGAGACAGCTTCTTCGACGAGTTGCCGCAAGAGGAGCTCGAGGGGTGGGAACGTTGAAGGTGCGCCGGCGATCGCATCCACCCCGCGCAGCCGGTCTCGACCGGTTAGGGCCCGCGGAAGAATAACTCGGGTGTTTCGGTGAGGACTGGGCGCCGCTGGCGAGGCGCGACGACGAGGAGCATTGGGGATACTTCGAGGAGGAGCAACATACCAGCGGTGGTCAGAACCGGCGAAATGGATGAGTTGTT contains these protein-coding regions:
- a CDS encoding type II toxin-antitoxin system prevent-host-death family antitoxin codes for the protein MKLVNVHEAKTHLSKLLERAHAGEEVIIGKGGRPYARLVPLKPAQRRVAGLLGNKQLGDSFFDELPQEELEGWER